In the genome of Variibacter gotjawalensis, one region contains:
- a CDS encoding M23 family metallopeptidase has protein sequence MSYRVSQGESAPASFGRRQPYTIESGKRAFRVRPLTLWASASVIAAMTVWSVGSAAYFTFSDTIVSGMISQQSVMQRSYEDRIAALQAEMDRTTSRHLLDQEKMEQRVETLSRRQTTLETRASALSGLPDTAPARPHGRPLIGGGNTPAPMIEVPTPQPSTPTVLDRQSYLLDSPTPQARGKASTARISHAISRVEESLDRVETDQRSRLLALEDGYGAKALRLRGVLAEIGLDLRKIAPSESVNGLGGPFVPVPEKSDTGAFDRQLERVNLARNHLDRLSKTLHSVPLGRPLAGRLESSSGFGVRMDPFIRAYALHSGLDLRASTGEPVRVTAGGRVTNASWSGGYGRMVEVDHGNGLVTRYGHLSSISVTEDQIVKPGQVVGRVGSTGRSTGPHLHYETRIDGEPVDPVKFLRAGSRLNDKT, from the coding sequence ATGTCGTACCGCGTGAGCCAAGGCGAGTCCGCGCCCGCATCGTTCGGGCGGCGTCAGCCCTACACCATCGAAAGTGGAAAGCGCGCCTTCCGCGTCCGGCCGCTGACGCTGTGGGCGTCGGCGTCCGTCATCGCCGCCATGACCGTGTGGAGCGTCGGCTCGGCCGCCTACTTCACATTCAGCGACACCATCGTCAGCGGAATGATCTCGCAGCAGAGCGTTATGCAGCGCTCCTACGAAGACCGCATCGCCGCGCTGCAAGCCGAGATGGACCGCACGACGAGCCGTCACCTCCTCGATCAAGAGAAGATGGAGCAGCGCGTCGAAACTCTCTCCCGTCGCCAAACGACGCTCGAGACCCGCGCCTCCGCGTTGAGCGGACTTCCCGATACCGCCCCCGCTCGGCCGCACGGCCGCCCTCTCATCGGCGGCGGCAATACGCCGGCTCCGATGATCGAAGTGCCGACGCCGCAGCCGTCGACCCCAACCGTGCTCGACCGCCAATCTTATCTGCTCGACTCGCCAACGCCGCAGGCGCGCGGCAAGGCGAGCACCGCGCGCATTTCACACGCGATCTCGCGTGTCGAAGAGTCGCTCGACCGCGTCGAGACGGATCAGCGCTCGCGCCTCCTCGCCCTCGAAGACGGCTACGGCGCGAAAGCACTCCGCCTGCGCGGCGTGCTAGCCGAGATCGGCCTCGATCTTCGCAAGATCGCGCCGAGCGAATCGGTTAACGGACTCGGCGGCCCATTCGTCCCGGTCCCGGAGAAATCCGATACCGGCGCATTCGATCGCCAGCTCGAGCGCGTCAATCTCGCGCGCAACCATCTCGATCGCCTGAGCAAGACGCTGCACAGCGTACCGCTCGGCCGTCCCCTCGCCGGCCGCCTCGAATCGTCGTCGGGTTTCGGCGTCCGCATGGACCCGTTCATTCGCGCTTACGCGCTGCACAGCGGCCTCGATCTCCGCGCCTCCACCGGCGAACCGGTGCGCGTCACCGCGGGCGGCCGCGTGACGAATGCATCGTGGAGCGGCGGCTATGGCCGCATGGTCGAAGTCGATCACGGCAACGGTCTCGTCACCCGCTACGGCCATCTCTCGTCGATCTCCGTCACAGAAGACCAGATTGTGAAGCCCGGCCAAGTCGTTGGCCGCGTCGGCTCGACCGGCCGCTCAACCGGCCCGCATCTTCATTACGAAACCCGCATCGACGGCGAGCCTGTCGATCCGGTGAAATTCCTCCGCGCCGGCAGCCGTCTCAACGACAAGACGTAA
- the tyrS gene encoding tyrosine--tRNA ligase → MSAFKSDFLSVLSERGYVHQMSDAAGLDDLAERGEVVAYVGYDCTAPSLHIGHLLSIMMLHWLQATGNKPIALMGGGTTRVGDPSGRDETRKILTYEQIDANKDSIKTTFAKFINFGGAKTDAIMSDNAEWLTKLNYIEMLRDVGRHFSINRMLTMDSVKLRLDREQELSFIEFNYMILQSYDYVELARRYGCNLQMGGSDQWGNIVNGVDLGRRMGTHQLYALTCPLLTTSSGAKMGKTAAGAVWLNADMLSPYDYWQFWRNTEDGDVARFLRLFTTLPMDEISRLAALKGNEINEAKKVLATETTSLMHGADAATRASETARQTFEQGETSATLPTVEIPRSEFNAGLGVLTAYARAELVASTSEARRQVKAGGLRVNDKVVTDERATLSESDLADGVIKLSLGKKKHVLLRPV, encoded by the coding sequence ATGAGTGCCTTCAAGTCCGATTTCCTCTCCGTTCTCTCGGAGCGAGGCTATGTCCACCAGATGTCCGACGCGGCGGGTCTCGATGACCTCGCCGAGCGCGGCGAGGTCGTGGCTTACGTCGGGTATGACTGCACGGCGCCGTCGCTCCATATCGGCCACCTGCTCTCGATCATGATGCTGCATTGGCTGCAGGCGACCGGCAACAAGCCGATCGCGCTGATGGGCGGCGGCACGACGCGCGTCGGCGATCCTTCGGGCCGCGACGAGACGCGCAAGATCCTCACCTACGAGCAGATCGACGCCAACAAAGACTCGATCAAGACCACATTCGCGAAGTTCATCAACTTCGGCGGGGCTAAGACCGATGCGATCATGTCGGACAATGCCGAGTGGCTGACCAAGCTCAACTACATCGAGATGCTGCGCGACGTCGGCCGCCACTTCTCGATCAACCGCATGCTGACAATGGACTCGGTGAAGCTCCGCCTCGACCGCGAGCAAGAGCTCTCGTTCATCGAGTTCAACTACATGATCCTGCAGTCCTACGACTATGTCGAGCTCGCGCGCCGCTACGGCTGCAATCTGCAGATGGGCGGCTCGGATCAGTGGGGCAACATCGTCAACGGCGTCGACCTTGGCCGTCGCATGGGCACGCATCAGCTCTACGCGCTCACCTGCCCGCTGCTCACGACATCGTCGGGCGCGAAGATGGGCAAGACCGCTGCCGGCGCCGTGTGGCTTAACGCCGACATGCTCTCTCCCTACGATTACTGGCAGTTCTGGCGCAACACCGAGGACGGCGATGTCGCGCGCTTCCTGCGTCTCTTCACGACGCTGCCGATGGACGAGATCTCTCGCCTCGCTGCGCTTAAGGGCAACGAGATCAACGAGGCGAAGAAAGTTCTCGCCACCGAGACGACGAGCTTGATGCACGGCGCCGACGCCGCGACGCGGGCGAGCGAGACCGCGCGGCAGACTTTCGAGCAGGGCGAGACGTCGGCAACGCTGCCGACCGTCGAGATCCCGCGTAGCGAGTTCAACGCCGGCCTCGGTGTGCTCACCGCCTACGCGCGCGCGGAACTCGTCGCCTCGACCAGCGAAGCACGCCGCCAGGTCAAGGCCGGCGGCCTCCGCGTCAACGACAAGGTCGTGACGGACGAGCGGGCGACCTTGAGCGAAAGCGACCTCGCGGACGGAGTGATCAAGCTATCGCTCGGCAAGAAGAAGCACGTTCTTCTACGCCCGGTTTAG
- the bcp gene encoding thioredoxin-dependent thiol peroxidase — protein sequence MTDNLAVGDTAPDFSLPADGGNTVSLKDFRGQKLVLFFYPKADTPGCTVESRAFSALAADFAKANAAVIGASADPVKAQDKFKKKYDLKVPLASDEDHAMLGAYGAWTQKSMFGHKYMGIERSTFLIDEKGKIAKIWRKVKVPGHAEAVLKAVKDGG from the coding sequence ATGACCGATAACTTAGCAGTTGGCGACACAGCACCGGACTTTTCCCTGCCGGCTGACGGCGGAAATACCGTGAGCTTGAAGGATTTTCGCGGGCAGAAACTGGTCCTCTTCTTCTATCCGAAGGCGGACACGCCCGGCTGCACGGTCGAATCACGCGCCTTCTCTGCGCTCGCGGCCGATTTCGCCAAGGCGAATGCGGCCGTGATTGGAGCCTCGGCCGATCCCGTGAAGGCGCAGGACAAGTTCAAGAAGAAGTACGACCTCAAGGTCCCGCTCGCTTCCGACGAAGACCACGCGATGCTCGGCGCCTATGGCGCCTGGACCCAGAAATCGATGTTCGGCCACAAATACATGGGCATCGAACGCTCGACCTTCCTGATCGACGAGAAGGGTAAGATCGCCAAGATCTGGCGCAAGGTGAAGGTGCCGGGCCACGCCGAGGCGGTCTTGAAGGCCGTAAAAGACGGCGGCTGA
- a CDS encoding nuclear transport factor 2 family protein: MRGAAASLRSALLCVFVCGAFHSALAHSPGVDDQDQAAAHEVEAFREFVKRAVDAKDIHALRILYADSFTHTHGSGRMDGKDTRIVSVMAGEPLIENAPADDIRFRVHGEHTIIVTGRSPILNTKENKTYQFRWMAVYVKQGQDWKLAASQATRLP; encoded by the coding sequence GTCTGCGGCGCGTTTCATTCGGCGCTTGCGCATTCGCCGGGCGTCGACGATCAGGATCAAGCGGCCGCGCATGAGGTCGAGGCGTTTCGCGAATTCGTCAAACGCGCGGTCGACGCCAAGGATATTCACGCGCTGAGAATCCTTTACGCGGATTCCTTCACGCATACGCACGGCTCCGGCCGGATGGACGGCAAGGATACGCGCATCGTTTCGGTAATGGCTGGCGAGCCGTTGATCGAGAATGCGCCTGCGGACGACATCCGCTTTCGCGTGCACGGCGAGCATACGATCATCGTGACGGGCCGCAGCCCGATCCTGAACACCAAGGAAAACAAGACGTACCAGTTCCGCTGGATGGCGGTGTACGTGAAGCAGGGTCAGGATTGGAAGCTGGCGGCCAGTCAGGCGACGCGTTTGCCGTGA
- a CDS encoding MipA/OmpV family protein, producing MRRLGLISLFALTLAAPAVAADMGAPAPVQWGPAGTAWSGTDVLVDLGGGAQVVPRFEGSKRYDVVAWPFGQARLLVNPFTGERNSADWFDDRGFGITPAFRYVPDRKGGADLGLPGLGNVKTAVELGARVGYRFPNVEVFVEGRQGVGGHQGFLADLGVDILMRPTARTEITVGPRVSFATSDYMQTYFGVTPTQSAATGLAAYNIKGGLRSAGVAATGAYWLTDRWAIRSTASWTRLLGDIPDSPIMGLTNSEVNQFTASLGLSYRFGYTWPNGIR from the coding sequence ATGCGTCGCCTGGGGCTGATTTCACTGTTCGCGCTTACGCTCGCCGCTCCCGCGGTTGCGGCGGATATGGGCGCGCCTGCCCCGGTGCAATGGGGTCCGGCCGGTACGGCCTGGAGCGGCACCGACGTCCTCGTCGACCTCGGCGGCGGCGCTCAGGTTGTTCCCCGGTTCGAAGGCTCGAAGCGCTACGACGTCGTCGCATGGCCGTTCGGTCAGGCCCGCCTTCTCGTCAACCCGTTCACGGGTGAACGCAACAGCGCTGATTGGTTCGACGATCGCGGCTTCGGCATCACGCCGGCGTTCCGCTACGTGCCGGACCGCAAGGGCGGCGCCGACCTCGGCCTGCCCGGCCTCGGCAACGTGAAGACTGCCGTCGAACTCGGCGCGCGTGTCGGCTATCGCTTCCCGAATGTCGAAGTGTTCGTCGAAGGCCGTCAAGGCGTCGGCGGTCATCAAGGCTTCCTCGCCGATCTCGGCGTCGACATCTTGATGCGCCCGACAGCCCGCACCGAAATCACGGTCGGCCCGCGCGTCAGCTTCGCCACCAGCGATTACATGCAGACCTACTTCGGCGTGACGCCGACGCAGTCGGCCGCGACGGGTCTTGCCGCTTACAACATCAAGGGCGGTCTGCGCAGCGCGGGCGTCGCGGCGACCGGTGCTTACTGGCTCACCGATCGCTGGGCCATCCGCTCGACGGCATCTTGGACGCGCCTCCTCGGCGACATTCCGGATAGCCCGATCATGGGGCTGACCAACAGCGAAGTGAATCAGTTCACGGCGTCGCTCGGCCTATCCTATCGCTTCGGCTACACCTGGCCGAACGGCATCCGCTAA
- a CDS encoding anhydro-N-acetylmuramic acid kinase: MIFRAIGLMSGTSMDGIDVALIETDGETVAAMGPSASYAYAAADRDLLRQALADAAGMTDRAVRPGVLGEAELLVTRRHAEAVQRFLKDNQLSPSAIDVVGFHGQTVWHRPEQKLTVQIGDGQALADATGLRVVYDLRAADVAAGGQGAPLVPVYHRALARSLGEGGSIAVLNIGGVANITFIDRETLIACDTGPGNALIDDLVLARTGGRYDADGALAARGRVDETALTRLLAHPYFEQSPPKSLDRNDFRAHVAAHGGLDAMSAEDAAATLTALTSATIARVVERLPRAPATWIVAGGGALNPTLMRMLSTRVAPARVETAADVGWSVEAMEAQAFAFLAVRALSGIPLTFPGTTGVAAALTGGVVVTPRAKAKTA, translated from the coding sequence ATGATTTTCAGGGCAATCGGGCTGATGAGCGGTACGTCGATGGACGGCATAGATGTCGCCCTGATCGAGACCGACGGCGAAACGGTTGCGGCCATGGGGCCGTCGGCCTCTTATGCCTATGCGGCGGCCGATCGCGACCTGTTGCGGCAGGCGCTGGCGGACGCGGCGGGCATGACGGATCGCGCGGTGCGGCCAGGCGTGCTTGGCGAAGCAGAGCTTCTCGTCACGCGGCGACATGCCGAGGCGGTGCAGCGGTTCCTCAAAGACAATCAGTTGTCGCCGAGCGCGATCGACGTCGTCGGCTTTCACGGACAGACCGTGTGGCACCGCCCGGAGCAGAAACTCACCGTGCAGATCGGCGACGGACAAGCGCTCGCCGATGCGACGGGATTGCGCGTCGTCTACGATCTGCGCGCTGCCGACGTTGCGGCGGGCGGACAGGGTGCGCCGCTGGTGCCGGTCTATCATCGCGCGCTCGCGCGTTCGCTCGGAGAAGGGGGATCGATCGCGGTACTAAATATCGGCGGCGTTGCGAACATCACGTTCATCGATCGCGAGACGTTGATTGCCTGCGACACCGGGCCGGGCAATGCGCTGATCGACGATCTCGTTCTCGCGCGCACCGGCGGACGTTACGACGCCGACGGAGCGCTCGCTGCGCGCGGCCGCGTCGATGAGACGGCACTTACGCGGTTGCTCGCGCATCCGTATTTTGAGCAGTCACCGCCGAAATCTCTCGACCGCAACGATTTCCGCGCGCATGTCGCGGCGCATGGCGGTCTCGATGCAATGTCTGCAGAGGATGCGGCTGCGACTTTGACCGCGCTCACCTCCGCGACGATCGCGCGTGTCGTCGAACGTTTGCCGCGCGCGCCCGCGACGTGGATCGTCGCCGGGGGCGGCGCGCTCAACCCAACGCTGATGCGGATGTTGTCGACGCGTGTAGCTCCCGCGCGCGTGGAGACCGCGGCCGATGTCGGCTGGTCCGTCGAAGCGATGGAAGCGCAGGCTTTCGCGTTTCTGGCGGTGCGCGCCCTGAGCGGCATACCGCTGACATTCCCGGGCACGACAGGCGTTGCGGCGGCGTTGACGGGCGGCGTCGTTGTGACGCCGCGCGCTAAGGCGAAAACCGCTTAG
- the copM gene encoding CopM family metallochaperone produces the protein MKHSLLAAAALAFTFAAPAYAQTHQHHQHGQSAAPAAAGSSTADFQAANEKMHKDMGIAYTGDVDVDFIRGMIPHHQGAIDMAKIVLKHSKSREVRKLATGIISAQEKEIDWMQAWLKKRGK, from the coding sequence ATGAAGCATTCCCTGCTCGCCGCCGCAGCGCTCGCATTCACTTTCGCTGCACCGGCTTACGCGCAGACACACCAGCACCATCAGCACGGACAGTCCGCAGCGCCAGCCGCTGCCGGTAGTTCGACCGCCGATTTCCAAGCCGCCAACGAGAAGATGCACAAGGACATGGGCATCGCTTACACGGGCGACGTCGACGTCGACTTCATTCGCGGCATGATCCCGCACCACCAAGGCGCGATCGACATGGCGAAGATCGTTCTCAAGCACTCGAAGTCGCGCGAGGTCCGCAAGCTCGCGACCGGCATCATCAGCGCGCAGGAAAAAGAGATCGATTGGATGCAGGCCTGGCTCAAGAAGCGCGGCAAATAA
- a CDS encoding DUF3971 domain-containing protein, with protein sequence MPFAALQNAWDRTRLQLRGMALRGVQPEHMHLLRPRKSRWPRRCAIGAIAFVLFIAASVGGLWWRLNSGPIALDMFTPFLTSALESRVGGGRSVEVGGTILELDEHGRTAMRLHDIKVFDQDRNVVASAPKAEVGIAGGLLSGSLRATRIELIGAEMGVRIETDGRVTVFTGGETQKPIASVDAKAIAQAAAPATAGGQVPQDSLASDAAGLAALMFGWLQNLDNAGLDGGDLNEVGLRNGTISVDDARNGKKLSFANINFALKRLSGGGATLDIKSSGTDGPWSIVGSARPNGDGTRSIEAAIRDLSPKDVLLALRLDQGDFRADVPLNMDLVATLGADGTPTSLNGRILAGAGFIGDAKKDIARLRIDEMTADIKWDAKQRRLTIPIDLSSGASRVRLAAVVEPPPQNSGVWTVSLAQGQASLAAAGSKEAPVQIERVIGRATIDTVGKRLALENMELGGRAVAATLSASLDYNTEDPILAFKIEGGRMSLNALKRLWPIFIVPEVRRWVDEQMLGGTVEKVSIFGNAPLKTFTPHGPPLTNEQLVIEIGARNAIVRPLDALPSLKDVDVATRIVGHTVSIAFGKGTIDLPSGRKLMVAGGTFDIADTSLKPPMSQTRLRVEGGLDAAAEMLSMEALRDASGLPLDAATTKGNVVANIALAVPMRPVVTRNEVGYAVEAEITNFGAEKFFKGLKAEQGTLRISATHEQMQVKGDVKIGGMPSAVEYRTASSQPEAEVRVQATLDDAARNRLNLDFPGLSGSVNVKFGGRMKPTTREGRFGFEIDLKDSKINDLIPGWIKAAGRPARSTFTLVDRGQSMRLEDFVLEGSGVSVRGALEVDSQGELLSANFPTFSPSEGDKASLRIDKASDGAMRLTLRGDVVDGRGFVKASMSGQKIEAKTKKPQDFDAEVKIGVMTGHNGETMRSLDLKISRRAGQIRAFSASGKIGSNASINGSMEKRQSRQGIVVTSADAGALFRFADIYPRMYGGTLEVAMDPPLADDTPREGYIKVRNFAVRGEPALDGVAAARPGDPNAPRARAGTTGGVPFTDMYAEFTRSPGRFSVRDGVVRGPSVGGTVEGNLDYATNSVNMRGTFVPLYGLNNIPGQIPILGMFLGGSKEGLLGVTYQVTGKPNAPTLNVNPMSALAPGFLRKIFEFRGNEANVPTGRQTD encoded by the coding sequence ATGCCTTTTGCTGCGCTCCAGAATGCGTGGGACCGCACACGCCTCCAGTTGCGCGGCATGGCGCTGCGTGGGGTTCAGCCTGAGCACATGCACCTCCTGCGGCCACGGAAATCGCGCTGGCCGCGCCGCTGCGCCATCGGCGCAATCGCTTTCGTGCTTTTCATCGCGGCGTCGGTCGGCGGCCTTTGGTGGCGCCTCAATAGCGGGCCTATCGCGCTCGACATGTTTACGCCGTTCCTGACGTCCGCGCTCGAAAGCCGGGTCGGCGGTGGCCGCAGCGTCGAAGTCGGCGGCACCATCCTTGAACTCGACGAACATGGGCGCACCGCGATGCGCCTGCACGACATCAAGGTCTTCGATCAGGATCGCAACGTCGTCGCGAGTGCGCCAAAGGCGGAAGTCGGCATTGCGGGCGGGTTGCTCTCCGGCAGCTTGCGGGCGACGCGGATCGAACTCATCGGCGCCGAGATGGGCGTTCGCATCGAGACGGATGGCCGCGTCACCGTGTTCACCGGCGGCGAGACGCAGAAGCCGATCGCCAGCGTCGATGCGAAGGCGATCGCGCAAGCCGCCGCTCCGGCCACGGCGGGCGGTCAGGTGCCGCAGGACTCGCTTGCGAGCGATGCCGCGGGCCTCGCCGCGCTGATGTTCGGCTGGCTGCAGAATCTCGACAATGCCGGGCTCGACGGCGGCGACCTCAACGAGGTCGGTCTGCGCAACGGCACGATCTCGGTCGACGATGCGCGCAACGGGAAAAAACTCAGTTTTGCGAATATCAATTTCGCGCTGAAGCGTTTGAGCGGCGGCGGCGCAACGCTGGACATCAAATCGTCGGGCACAGACGGCCCATGGTCGATCGTCGGATCCGCGCGTCCGAACGGCGACGGCACGCGTTCGATCGAAGCGGCGATCCGCGACCTTTCACCGAAAGATGTGTTGCTCGCGTTGCGCCTCGATCAAGGCGACTTCCGCGCTGACGTTCCGCTCAACATGGACCTGGTCGCGACGCTGGGCGCCGACGGCACGCCTACGTCGCTGAACGGACGCATTCTCGCCGGCGCCGGTTTCATCGGCGACGCGAAGAAGGACATCGCGCGTCTGCGCATCGACGAAATGACGGCGGATATCAAGTGGGACGCCAAGCAGCGCCGCCTGACGATCCCGATCGATCTTTCGTCCGGCGCGAGCCGCGTGCGTCTCGCTGCCGTCGTCGAGCCGCCGCCGCAGAATTCGGGCGTGTGGACCGTATCGCTTGCGCAAGGTCAGGCTTCGCTCGCTGCCGCCGGCAGCAAGGAAGCGCCGGTGCAGATCGAGCGCGTCATTGGCCGCGCGACGATCGACACAGTCGGCAAGCGTCTTGCGCTGGAGAATATGGAACTCGGAGGTCGTGCCGTCGCCGCGACGTTGTCGGCCTCGCTCGACTACAACACGGAAGACCCGATCCTCGCCTTCAAGATCGAAGGCGGCCGCATGTCGCTCAACGCGCTGAAGCGTTTGTGGCCAATCTTTATCGTGCCGGAAGTGCGCCGCTGGGTCGACGAGCAAATGCTCGGCGGTACGGTCGAGAAGGTCTCGATCTTCGGCAATGCACCGCTGAAAACGTTCACGCCGCACGGGCCCCCGCTCACCAACGAGCAACTCGTGATCGAGATCGGCGCGCGCAATGCGATCGTGCGCCCGCTCGACGCGCTGCCTAGCCTCAAGGATGTCGACGTCGCGACGCGGATCGTCGGCCATACGGTGTCGATCGCGTTCGGCAAGGGAACGATCGATCTACCGTCAGGCCGCAAGCTGATGGTCGCGGGCGGCACATTCGATATAGCAGACACGTCGCTGAAGCCGCCGATGTCGCAGACGCGTCTGCGTGTCGAAGGCGGCCTCGATGCCGCGGCCGAGATGCTCTCGATGGAAGCGCTGCGGGATGCCTCCGGATTGCCGCTCGACGCCGCGACGACGAAAGGCAATGTCGTCGCCAACATCGCGCTCGCTGTGCCGATGCGCCCGGTGGTGACGCGCAACGAAGTCGGCTACGCGGTCGAAGCCGAGATCACGAATTTCGGCGCGGAGAAATTCTTCAAGGGGCTGAAGGCCGAGCAGGGCACGCTACGGATCAGCGCGACGCACGAGCAAATGCAGGTGAAGGGCGACGTGAAGATCGGCGGAATGCCGTCTGCCGTCGAGTATCGCACCGCGAGCAGTCAGCCCGAAGCCGAAGTGCGCGTGCAGGCGACGCTCGACGATGCGGCGCGCAATCGTCTCAACCTCGATTTCCCTGGGCTCTCTGGCTCGGTCAACGTGAAGTTCGGCGGACGCATGAAGCCGACGACGCGCGAAGGGCGTTTCGGTTTCGAAATCGACCTTAAGGATTCGAAGATCAACGACCTCATTCCGGGTTGGATCAAAGCTGCGGGCCGCCCGGCGCGCTCGACCTTCACGCTGGTCGATCGCGGACAATCGATGCGGCTGGAAGACTTTGTGCTGGAAGGCTCGGGCGTCTCGGTGCGCGGCGCGCTTGAAGTCGACTCGCAGGGTGAACTGCTCTCGGCGAATTTCCCGACATTCTCGCCGTCGGAAGGCGACAAGGCTTCGCTCCGCATCGACAAAGCGAGCGACGGCGCGATGCGTTTGACGTTGCGCGGCGACGTCGTCGACGGGCGCGGTTTCGTCAAAGCGTCGATGTCCGGACAGAAAATCGAAGCGAAGACGAAGAAGCCGCAGGACTTCGATGCCGAAGTAAAGATCGGCGTCATGACGGGTCACAACGGCGAGACGATGCGTAGCCTCGATCTCAAGATCTCGCGGCGCGCCGGCCAAATCCGTGCCTTCTCAGCAAGCGGCAAGATCGGCAGCAATGCATCGATCAACGGCAGCATGGAAAAGCGCCAGTCGCGGCAAGGGATCGTCGTAACGTCGGCGGATGCCGGCGCGTTGTTCCGCTTCGCCGATATTTATCCGCGCATGTATGGCGGCACGCTCGAGGTCGCGATGGATCCGCCGCTGGCGGATGACACGCCGCGCGAAGGCTACATCAAAGTGCGTAACTTCGCGGTGCGCGGCGAGCCTGCGCTCGATGGCGTTGCGGCCGCGCGACCGGGCGATCCGAATGCGCCGCGCGCGCGGGCCGGCACGACGGGCGGCGTGCCGTTCACCGATATGTATGCGGAGTTCACGCGTTCGCCTGGCCGCTTCTCCGTTCGTGACGGTGTCGTGCGCGGCCCGTCCGTCGGCGGCACGGTCGAAGGTAATCTCGATTACGCGACCAACAGCGTGAACATGCGCGGGACGTTCGTCCCGCTCTACGGCCTCAACAACATTCCGGGGCAGATCCCGATTCTCGGCATGTTCCTCGGCGGCAGCAAGGAAGGCCTGCTCGGTGTCACCTATCAGGTGACCGGCAAACCGAATGCGCCGACGCTCAACGTCAATCCGATGTCGGCGCTCGCGCCGGGCTTCCTGCGGAAGATATTTGAGTTTCGTGGGAATGAGGCCAACGTGCCGACGGGTCGTCAGACGGATTGA